From Echeneis naucrates chromosome 7, fEcheNa1.1, whole genome shotgun sequence, one genomic window encodes:
- the ccm2l gene encoding cerebral cavernous malformations 2 protein-like, whose protein sequence is MDYEPKKSKKSFVSPIKRLVWSKSGRRPVDRGSTYRRSLHTVPLYPPDYIIHPERLILDYVEKEVKFLGHLTWVSVSLNPSSRDELLQLLDTARQLKVLPLKTSVDQDCILSLSARCLLLTWRDNEKLLMRIPTHEIAAASYLRDDALHLLVLKTGLNVDTVAASDDSMDRKKPPGIDGRRQTMSCNADPRPAGGTMERRHTICGVDWRPSLSRSNHDKNQNVERGGGAGGERGGEGSLESRKVGGSWENRRARPTSGSWGVGVGGGGGGGSWERRQQTRKTGGSWENRRARPMSGNWGVGVGGGGGGSWERRHGGGGGGGGGSWERRGGGGGGGVGGSSGGSWERRQACTGSWERGKSYGSWERRNHNPLEPTPCPDAYCNLVILAVENRDAAEEYCSLICQMFQVIYGHQTIECVDRAGFHHTMPDRYWLQRSDSCLTDMSYSYDPEFSCCSSYDGSQDAFDLYYSETYSEGSSLSLQDSHRSLASASDAGDGNPRLLLMQEYMITLHNKLSSVELQQVAVLLREYRLGSNIHHFCSELLRLYGDNRKFLLLGMRPFIPDPDVDVFKIFLENIGIREGGILTDSFGRIKQSMSSASASAMRGYDGCSLGSGSQEFNQRITDITHDIQTLGFQDMHGDIEEEDYYL, encoded by the exons ATGGACTATGAGCCGAAGAAATCAAAGAAG AGCTTCGTGTCCCCCATTAAGCGGCTGGTCTGGTCCAAATCTGGTCGGAGGCCAGTTGATCGAGGCAGCACTTACCGCCGCTCGCTGCACACCGTCCCCCTCTATCCCCCCGACTACATCATCCACCCTGAGCGGCTCATCCTCGACTACGTAGAGAAGGAGGTCAAG TTCCTTGGTCACCTGACCTGGGTGTCAGTTTCACTGAATCCCTCCAGCCGAGACGAGCTTTTACAACTTCTGGACACGGCCAGG CAGCTGAAGGTCCTGCCGCTGAAGACCAGCGTGGACCAGGACTGTATCCTGAGTCTGTCGGCTCGCTGTTTGCTGCTGACGTGGCGAGACAACGAGAAGCTGCTGATGAGGATCCCGACGCACGAGATCGCTGCCGCCTCCTACCTGAGAGACGACGCGCTGCACCTGCTGGTCCTGAAGACGG GTCTGAACGTTGACACCGTGGCTGCCAGTGACGACAGCATGGACCGGAAAAAGCCACCGGGCATCGACGGGCGAAGACAAACCATGAGCTGCAATGCCGACCCGCGACCCGCCGGAGGCACGATGGAGCGGCGACACACCATCTGTGGTGTCGACTGGAGGCCGTCGCTGTCAAGGAGCAACCAcgacaaaaaccaaaatgtggaGAGGGGAGGCGgtgcaggaggagagaggggtggCGAGGGGAGTTTAGAGAGCAGGAAAGTTGGCGGGAGCTGGGAGAATCGAAGGGCAAGGCCAACAAGCGGGAGCTGGGGGGTGGGAGTTGGAGGAGGCGGCGGTGGAGGGAGTTGGGAGAGGCGGCAGCAAACTCGTAAAACAGGAGGGAGCTGGGAGAATCGAAGGGCGAGGCCCATGAGTGGGAACTGGGGGGTGGGAGTCGGAGGAGGCGGAGGCGGGAGCTGGGAGAGGAGGCATGGCGGAGGAGGTGGCGGGGGAGGCGGGAgctgggagaggagaggaggaggcggcggagGGGGAGTTGGTGGCAGCAGCGGGGGCAGCTGGGAGCGACGACAGGCCTGCACGGGGAGCTGGGAACGGGGTAAGAGCTACGGCAGCTGGGAGAGGAGGAACCACAACCCGCTGGAGCCCACGCCGTGCCCCGACGCCTACTGCAACCTGGTCATCCTGGCTGTGGAGAACAGG GACGCTGCAGAGGAGTACTGCTCTCTGATCTGTCAGATGTTCCAGGTCATTTACGGCCATCAGACCATCGAGTGTGTCGACCGGGCGGGCTTCCACCACACCATGCCGGACCGCTATTGGCTGCAGAGGA gTGACAGCTGTCTGACTGACATGTCCTACAGTTATGACCCGgagttcagctgctgcagctcata TGATGGCTCCCAGGATGCATTTGACCTCTACTACAGCGAGACGTACAGCGAGGGCTCGTCTCTGTCGCTGCAGGACTCCCACCGCAGTCTGGCTTCAGCCAGCGACGCCGGAGACGGAAACCCCCGTCTGCTGCTGATGCAGGAGTACATGatcaca CTGCATAACAAGCTGAGCTCGGTGGAGTTGCAGCAGGTTGCTGTGCTGCTGAGGGAGTACAGACTGGGATCAAACATCCACCACTTCTGCTCTGAGCTCCTGCGACTGTACGGAGACAACCGCAAGTTCCTGCTTTTGG GAATGCGTCCGTTCATCCCGGATCCGGATGTTGATGTGTTCAAGATTTTCCTGGAGAATATCGGGATCCGAGAGGGAGGGATTTTAACCGACAGCTTCGGACGGATCAAACAGAGCATGAGCAGCGCGTCGGCCTCGGCCATGAGAGG GTACGATGGCTGCTCTCTGGGCTCCGGGTCTCAGGAATTCAACCAACGCATCACCGACATCACCCACGACATCCAGACGCTCGGCTTCCAGGACATGCATGGAGACATCGAAGAGGAAGACTACTACCTCTGA